A section of the Brevundimonas sp. AJA228-03 genome encodes:
- a CDS encoding VOC family protein, with protein MPIPETVGAFAIVPSNDLAAAIPFWERLGFARTGGDKTYCIMTGWGCEVHLTQAGAGPWAVPESHNPFGVFIRTPDVEAIAARVDDLIIRPGGILRHREWGLYEVGVCGPDGLLVRIGWPSHLMPGFG; from the coding sequence ATGCCCATCCCCGAGACCGTGGGCGCCTTCGCCATCGTTCCGAGCAACGATCTGGCGGCGGCGATACCATTCTGGGAGCGTCTTGGCTTCGCCCGGACCGGTGGCGATAAGACCTATTGCATCATGACGGGCTGGGGATGTGAGGTCCATTTGACCCAGGCCGGAGCTGGTCCCTGGGCAGTCCCGGAATCGCATAATCCTTTCGGCGTCTTCATCCGGACGCCGGATGTGGAGGCCATCGCGGCACGTGTGGACGACCTGATCATTCGCCCGGGCGGCATTCTGCGACACCGCGAATGGGGGCTTTATGAAGTCGGCGTGTGCGGTCCGGACGGGCTTCTGGTCCGCATCGGATGGCCCTCTCACCTCATGCCGGGCTTCGGATGA
- a CDS encoding patatin-like phospholipase family protein yields the protein MALFRRKATPVPAPEAADPASPRPICLAMQGGGAHGAFQWGVLDRLLEDGRLDIRAVTAASAGAMNGAALVSGLATGGAVGARKALDKLWRETNQSGGKNVFGDTSIWSNALTPAWLKDTTLWRASETLAMSMSPYEFNPLNLNPLNRVLNASIDFEAIRGSDIKLHVAATAVRHARSRVFANAEITDQVLLASACLPQLFQAVEIDGEPYWDGGYLANPPLWPLFYEDTPNDVLLITLNAFERADTPKAPGDIMDRLNEVVFNAPLVAELRAVAFVQDLIEQGRLTPSAQDRYRNILMHAIEADHWLGDLSLGSKFNTEWTFLNDLKTRGRAAAEEWLESCFGDVGVRSSVDLQARFG from the coding sequence ATGGCGCTTTTCAGACGCAAGGCCACGCCGGTGCCCGCCCCCGAGGCGGCCGATCCCGCGTCCCCGCGTCCCATCTGTCTGGCCATGCAGGGCGGCGGGGCGCACGGTGCTTTCCAGTGGGGCGTGCTGGACCGGTTGCTGGAGGACGGGCGGCTGGACATCCGGGCGGTGACCGCCGCCTCGGCCGGGGCCATGAACGGCGCGGCCCTGGTGTCGGGCCTGGCGACCGGCGGGGCGGTCGGAGCCCGCAAGGCGCTGGACAAGCTGTGGCGCGAGACCAACCAGTCGGGCGGCAAGAACGTCTTCGGCGACACCTCGATCTGGTCCAATGCCCTGACCCCGGCCTGGCTGAAGGACACCACCCTGTGGCGGGCGTCGGAGACGCTGGCGATGTCGATGTCGCCCTATGAGTTCAACCCGCTGAACCTGAACCCACTGAACCGTGTCTTGAATGCCTCGATCGATTTCGAGGCGATCCGGGGCTCGGATATCAAGCTGCACGTCGCCGCCACCGCCGTGCGCCATGCCCGGTCGCGGGTGTTCGCCAATGCGGAGATCACCGATCAGGTGCTGCTGGCCTCCGCCTGCCTGCCCCAGCTGTTCCAGGCGGTCGAGATCGACGGAGAGCCCTATTGGGACGGCGGCTATCTGGCCAATCCGCCGCTCTGGCCCCTGTTCTACGAGGACACGCCGAATGACGTCCTGCTGATCACCCTCAACGCCTTCGAGCGGGCCGATACGCCCAAGGCCCCCGGCGACATCATGGACCGGTTGAACGAGGTCGTCTTCAACGCGCCGCTGGTCGCCGAACTGCGCGCCGTCGCCTTCGTCCAGGACCTGATCGAACAGGGCCGGCTGACGCCCTCGGCCCAGGACCGCTACCGCAACATCCTGATGCACGCCATCGAGGCGGACCACTGGCTGGGCGACCTGTCTCTGGGCTCCAAATTCAACACCGAATGGACCTTCCTCAACGACCTGAAGACCCGCGGCCGGGCGGCGGCGGAGGAATGGCTGGAGAGCTGTTTCGGGGACGTGGGCGTGCGGTCCAGCGTCGATCTGCAGGCGCGGTTCGGGTAG